The Hordeum vulgare subsp. vulgare chromosome 4H, MorexV3_pseudomolecules_assembly, whole genome shotgun sequence genomic interval ttcggctggaccagcattgctccaacgaaacctgcctgacttgtgactcttccatcgtaccaccggcattcatcctcccccggagtcctgccctgtgtggcccctgtgtcctcatgacacctgccaccgtcgtggccaaactaaattgtcccaaacggggacgtgtGCACAAAACAATCaactggctcacaaggttatcgccaCCTATCGGGCCAGGGTAGCATGCGCACATAACCTTCCCTATCTggtggtaccggtgaaagagcacgcgatcagaccaagtcagggtcgtcccataccggcaaatgtggttgcacggataagcccggagaggtgactctagatcaaccgacTATGTTTCACTTTAGCAGCATTTAACAAGAATGGTTATGTATCACTACAACTTGAGATGACAGCTACTATGCATTAAAATAAATTACTTTCAATTATCACATAGCAAACTATGCAAGTAATGTAAACAGTAAGTGCAATCTAACAAAAGTTTAACTATTCCTATCACATGTATGACTATTAATTAAACACGCAAGAATAACACAGAGCAATGCTTTAGGGCATATATTAGATAGTCGGCTTGCCTGGGGTTGaagaatactccgggaagaagtgTGGATAGTCCGTGGAAAGGATCGCCGGAAACTGTTCTCTCTCGCAGAGGGCTGATTTAGAgcaagggcaaaatggtcatttTCATAATGTGAACACataatgaaaatgataccaacatgacgggctcagcgagacgaagacgtgggcgttAGTTtcacctgaatcggagttacgggtGAAAAGATATGGCTAGATGAAGTTCAGGGACGAATCTCTAAAACATAACTCTACAAATAGGTCCGTGGGGATAAAACACAAAGTGTATTCCAGAAACTACGTTTTCGGGAAGTGAAAACGTATCTCCGGCCGAAGCCGCACCATTTTGCGCTTTCAGTGAAACGAAAGCGTAAAACGGAAAATGCACTTCCACTTAATCTGACTCGGGGCCGGgttgactctctctctctctctctctccagctGACGCAAGGGCCCCACctcatctcctccctcctcctcatgTCTTCTTCTCCACCGCGACAGAGAGGCGAGGGCGCGCTCCGGCCGCCAGCATGGCCGTCGCCTCGCCGCCCGATGGGGCCGACCGTAGGGCGCACATGCTCCGCCGTCCCTCGCCACGCCCATGGGTAGCCGCGGGGCTGCTCGGCTTGGACCACACCGCCGGCACCATGGAGCTGGCCGCGGTGAC includes:
- the LOC123446349 gene encoding uncharacterized protein LOC123446349, translating into MAEGSRRTSAANSARSPPPLSLGLVCSCPKSSGAASIPIPSGKPFLHGARASPPSPRPAPWCRRCGPSRAAPRLPMGVARDGGACAPYGRPHRAARRRPCWRPERALASLSRWRRRHEEEGGDEVGPLRQLERERERESTRPRVRLSGSAFSVLRFRFTESAKWCGFGRRYVFTSRKRSFWNTLCVLSPRTYL